A segment of the Bacillus licheniformis DSM 13 = ATCC 14580 genome:
AGCGGTCCGATCATTCTTCCGCCGGTCGCCATACTGTTGACAAACCCTTGATAAAACCCTTCTTTCCCTCTCGGTGCGAGACGGTTTGCAATCGTCGGCACAGCCGGCCATACAAGCATTTCGCCAATGGTCAGCACAACCATCGCAGCAAGAAAAGCCGGAAACCGTTCAGCGCCAAACAAAATTCCGTATGCCATCATAAAAATGACAAATCCGATCACGATTTGGTTTTTCAGCGATTCGGCAAACCGTTTCACAAAAAAACCGATCAGCGGCTGACCGAAAACGATGAGCGCCCCGTTCACTGTCCAAAGCACGCTGTACTGCCCAAGAGATATCCCCAGCTCCTGGGTATGTGAAGCGATGGTCGAGGACCATTGCGAATAAGCGATCCAGCCGAGCAGGTAGCCCGTACATATGACCAAAAGCGCAGAAAATTTCGATTTCCCGCTGACTGAATCGGCATGATCCAAAACAGATGACTGCATGGCTTTTTCAGACCGGATGCGTTTAAATCCGAAAAACGCAATCATGAAGAAGACGGCGTACAGCATCGCATTCGCGAGAAAAACATACGTAAATGAAAAAGAAGCGACAATTCCGCCGAGCGCTGAGCCAACTGCCACACCTGCATTTTGGGCCACGTATACAGAGTTGAACGGCTTTCTGCCGCCTTCCGGCCAAACTGATCCGGCCATTGCATAGCATGCCGGAAAAACGATCCCTGATCCAAAACCGGCCAACGTTAAGAAAAGAATGTACTGGAACCAATCGTGAAAAAAGACGAGGCCAGAAAGGCTCGCAAACGTGATCACAATTCCAAGAACAACCGTTTTAAATCCGCCGATTTTATCGAATAGATATCCCCCGAACAGGTTGCCCAGCACATTTGCCCCTGAGTTCAGCATCAGCACAAATCCGGCCGCTGTCAGCGACTTTCCCAAATGCTGATGGATATAGATGGTATTCAGCGGCCATAAAAAAGATGCCCCCGTGACATTGATAAACATTCCGATGACCAAAAGCCATAATGTGCGCGGCATAGCGTTTCCTTCTTTCTCTTTATCATTCCCTCTAGATTCTATTCGTTTTGCCCATTTTTTTCAATTGACACGTTTTCGATTTTCAACATAAAAACCCCCTTTTTAAAGGGGGAATTTTTTTATGATTGCGTCATCCATTTCGGCTTTCCGAAACCGGCGAATTCCCGATCGATCGTCTCCTCGAAAGCTTTGGATTTTACCGCTTCTTTGAGATCTTTGGCGAATGGCTTGTCTTTGTTTTTTTCATCCACTACCACTTGGTTGCGGTAGCGGTCGGGCATGTTCTCAAGCGCTAGGGCGTCCTGCAGCTTCATATTGGCGGAGAGAGCGAAATTTCCCGGGACGGCCGCGATATCCAGGTCATCGACAGCTCTTGGAAGATTGGCGGATTCAAGCTGTTTAAATGTCAGCTTTTTCGGATTTTCCGCAATGTCCTGCACAGAGGCTTTCAATGTGTCGACATCGCTTTTCAGCCGAATCAGCCCCTGATCCTGAAGGGTTAAAAATGCCCTGGCAGCATTGGCCGGATCGTTTGGAACAGCCACTTCCGCTCCGCTTTTGACATCGTTCAAGTCGTTATATTTGGCAGAATAGAGCCCCATCGGAGCAGTCGGCACAGAAATGAGAGCCGCAAGATTTTTATTGTTTTCTTGATTGTATGATTTCATAAAAACCTCATGCTGAAACAAATTCGCGTCGAGCTCGCCTTCACTTAACGCAGTATTCGGCTGTACATAATCGGTGAATTCGATCACCTCCACTTTGTAGCCTTTTTTCTCAAGCTCAGGTTGAATCGCTTTTTTGACCATATCGTAATACGGTCCTGCAGTGGCGCCTATTTTGATCGTTTTGCCGTCGCTTGCGGCATTGTTTCCGCACGCGGCCAGAAGCGCCAGGCTCAAGGCCAGTCCCAGCGCAGAAGTCCATTTTAATAACTTTTTCATGTTGATCTCCTCCTTCAAAATAAAAAAACTCTTTCAGCCGCCTGAAAGAGTTGTTCAACTTATCTTTCAGAATGCGCCTGACATTCTGCTGGATTTAGCACCTTGCACTGCTGCAGGTTGCTGAGATTTCACCGGGCCAGTCCCTCCATCTCTCTTTATAAGCTGCATATTCGGTTTTTAAATGATTTCTTTATTTTACGTTTGAATATTTAGATTTGCAAGAAGTTTTTTCGGTATAAACATTTTTTTCTTTTTAAGCTAAAATATAGTTATCAATTAAGAAAGGAGACGAATCATGGAATCTATCATGCTGATCGGGTTTTTATCCTTCCTTTTTTCCATCTGCTATCTTGTATTTCATTTGATCAGAAGGATTTTTTCTCCAGGCAAAAGGTTTTCCAGGAAACTCTTTTATCCTTGTTTTGCCGGCGGACTTCTCCTCCTGATCATCTCTGCACCTTATTACGATGAGGAAACATATGCCGCCGATGAGAAAAAAACGGAGAATCTGACAACCGAGCTTCAGGAACTGAAAACTGAACACAGCGCTTTGCAAAAGGAGCAAACCGCATTAAAGCAGCAGGTCAAACAGGCAAACAAAAAACTGAAGGCAGTCAAAGCGGAGAATGACACATTAAAAAAAGAAAACGAAAAACTGACAAAAGAAAAAGATTCGCTTACGAAAAAAACAAAATCGCTGACAGAAAAACTGGCCAAGGCTGAAGAAAAAAGCGGCAGTGCCGAAACCTCTGTAAAAGAAAAGAGCGCCGCCGCTCAGGCCGAAGCGTCACACAGCACGCCCGCCGCCAAGAAAAGCAGCGCTGAAAGCAAACAGGAGTGCAAAATCAAAGGAAGCGTCAACCATATTTATCATACACCGGGCAGTACATATTATGACCGCACGAAAAACGTCGCTCGCTGGTTCTGCACAGAACAGGAGGCGCGTGATGCGGGGTACAGACCGCCAAAACGTTAAAAAGCCGGCATACCGCCGGCTTTTTTCCTAAAGCTCTCTTCTTAATGCTGTCAGCACGTTCGTTCTTGTCGCTTTAATGGCCGGATTCAGGCCGGAAAGAATGGCGACACCCGCACTGATCAATGTCGCGATGAGGACAAGACTGACCGGAATATGCGAGAAGGTGATACTGAGCTCTGCCGCACTCGCTTCTCCTTCTGAAACCGATGATAAAATGACAGGTATAATCTTGTTCACTAAAAAGCTGACACCGTATGAAATGATAATACCTAAAACAGATCCTAAGATGCCGATATAGGCGCTTTCCAGCAGGAACATTTTTCGGATCACATTCGGGCTTGCACCGATCGCTTTCATAATGCCGATTTCCTGCGTCCGCTCTGTAACCGCCATTGTCATCGTGTTGAAAATCCCGATCGCTGAAATAAAGACGGCAATGACTCCGACAAAGATCAGACCGATTTTAAAAGCCATGAAAAAAAGATTGATGCTATCGAGCTTTTTCGTTATTGAATCGACGTAGTAGCCTTCATCCTCCAAATCTGTTGTCAGCTGTCCGACATGTTCAAAGTTATCCGCGTAAACCGAAAGCGTTTTTTCGATCATGCCGCTGTCTTTTTCCGACTTCAGAAAGCCGGTGATGTCTTTTTGCATGCCGTTGCTGACATAGACTGTTGAATCGCTCGCCCATTCATACGAAGGTTTTTTTGTCACTCCGACAACTTTCAGATCATATGTTTTCGCTTCCCCTTCTTCTCCTGTTTTTTCATCCATTTTTGAGATCTTTAATTCAATCGTTTTGCCGAGAATATCTTCTTCGTATCCTTTCGGCTCTTTTGCTTCCTCAGCATTATTTTCCATCTGCTTTTCATAATCTGCGGCTTCCTTTTTCGTCCAGAGGTTCTTCCCGAAATGGTAGCCGACGACAATTTCATTCGGTGTTTTCGCTACGCGGCCGCGATCGAGTTTGATATTGGCTTTTTGCTCAGCGGCCATGTCGGTAATTGTAATATTCGACATTTGATTATTGGTCCTGTTGCCCAATTTTGCTTCAGCAGGTGCGAACACGTTTGTGCGCTCGATAATCGCGGACACATCTTTGCGGTTTTCAAATTCTTTCAGGTCTTTCTTTTGAACCTTTTGATCGCTTTGCCCTTCTTTTCCGACAACATTTATCTCGGTCACGATCTGCTCTTTCATCAGCTGTTCAGTCATTGATTTTTGCAGTCCGAATCCGACCGATGCGAGCACGATTAAAAACGCGCAGGCCACCGTTGTTGCGAGAATGGTCATGAATACACGCAGGCGGTTTTTCCTCATATTTCTTCTAATGAACTTCAACTGGTCCTTAAACTTCAACAGTCTCTTCCCCTTTCTCTAACACGCCGTCAGATAAATGAAATTTCGTATTGGCGATCGATGCCACCTCGTCATCGTGCGTGATGATGACAAATGTAATGCCGCGTTCCCTGTTCAGCTGCCGAATGAATTCAAGGATTTCCTGCTCTGTTTCGGAATCCAGGCTTCCGGTCGGCTCGTCGGCTAAAATGATTGAAGGATTCAAAATCAAAGCGCGGGCGATGCTGACGCGCTGCTGCTGTCCGCCTGAAAGCTCATTCGGATAGTGGCCGGCGTGGTTTTCAAGGCCGACGCGGTGGAACATCTCGTTGACGCGCTGCTTCCGCTCCGACGGATGAACACCTTTTAAAGTCAGGGGAAGTTCGATATTTTCGAAAGTCGTCAAGCTCGGAATCAGCTGAAAACTTTGAAAGATGAAGCCGAAATGTTCAAGCCTGAATGCGGCCCATTCTTTCTCGCTGTACTTCGTGACATCCGTGCCGTCAATCATGATCTTCCCTTTTGTCGGGGCGATGTAGCCGGAAATCAAGTTCAGCAGTGTCGACTTTCCGGAGCCGCTCCGTCCGACAATACAGGCGATTTCTCCTTTTTCAACGGTAAGCGAGACGTCCTTTAACACCTTAATTTCATTTTCCCTTCCCTTTTTGCCGACTTTAAACGAGTGGTGAATATGCTTTACACTGATCATTTGTAAATCTCCTCTCCATTAATGATTACAGCTGTTTTATTTTTTTGAAAATCAAGAAGTAACTGATTAAAAATCCGACTGCCGAACCGATCAACATACCGAATATATAGCTGAACAGACTCGAAGCAGCGGCTGTGCCGAATCCCCAGATGCCGAATAAAATCACGAGAATCTGGATCGGACGATCCATTTTTCTCCAAAGGAAAAAATGTCCGTTCCGTTCAAGCTGCTGTTTGATAAAGCAGAAATAGCCGATTATATAAAACAAGATCCCCATGGCGAGCGGAATAAGCGTAAAGGCCAGGCTGCCGTCTTGAATGCCGAAACTGTTGAGGTATATGATCGGCGTTATATAATCTAGTAGTTCTGTTTCACCATAAAAGAAAGCAGGGTCATGCCCAAAGAAACCCAGGATGATTCGTAAGTTGGCCAGCGGAAGGCCGATCAGCAAATACGGCAGAATCGACGCTGAAAAAGCAACGATCATCTGGGCCAGCGGATTGCCGGTCATCGCGCCCGCCGCCATGACAAGCGAGTAGACCATAAAGCAGAAGATAACCGCCCCGATAAAATACTCATGGAAAAAGACAACGTCAACGTTATACAAAATAATCAAAGCGTAAGATAACAAGTAAGATAATAGCTGGGCTGTTAAAAGAATTGAAATGCCGAAGAAATATTTAGTATTGAAAATGACGCCGCGCTTGTAAGGGAGGCCGAGTGTAAAGTCAAGCGTTCCTCTGCTCCGTTCAAACCCGATCTGGCTGATCGCAAGCGCGACTCCGCCAACCCAGAACATTCTCATGGCCCCGCTTACCCCATAATCTTTATATAAAACGCACTCTATATCGGGAAATTTTTTCTGTTCTGCAAGGCATCCCTGGTACTGGAAATAATCATTCAAAATCGCAAGCGGTTCACTCAGCAACACCGCTGCAAAAACAACTAAAAAAATCCAGAAATGCTGTTTCCATTCTTTATATAAAAGTCCGCGGTCTACCATCTTCGCTTACCTCCATACTTCGCGATGAATACTTCCTCAAGACTGACCGGAAGCTCGTTCCAAACTTTCGGAGACAAACTTTTAAGAAATTGTTTGCTCACATTGTCTTCTTTCGGAACCAATACCGTATAAAAGACGCCGGTGTGGTCCAAAACAGGGATTTCCCTTTCCCTGATTTTTAAATTGACATCTTCTTCAAATGCCATTTGAATTTTAATAAAATCGCCTTTCAGTTCATCAAGATCCATGATGTTCGACAATGTATTGTCTTCGAGAAAACCGATTCGGTTGCACATTCTTTCAATGTCCTCAAGCCGGTGAGATGTGATGAGAATCGTCGTGTTGTTTTCAGCCACTTCATCGACCATCAGCTGAAGAACGTCTTGTCTTGTGACGGCATCAATGCCGTCTGTCGGCTCATCAAGCAGGATGACCGCCGGCCGGATCGCAAATGACAGGATCAGCGACATTTGCTTTTTCAATCCTGTAGACAATTCCCTGTACTTTTTTGTTTCGGGAATATCGTATCGGTTCATTAATTCATTTGCATATGTAACATCAAAGTCCGGATAAATGTTACGCAAAATATTGACGAGCTGTTTGTAATTGTATTTTTCGAAATAGGTGTTTTGAACGGGCATATAGACGATGTTGCGCTTGACGAGCGGATGATCCTTCACCTTGACGCTGCCGAAAAAGATATCTCCCTCATCAGGCAGCAGGATTTGCTGAATCAGGCGAAGAAGCGTCGTTTTTCCTGAGCCGTTTCTTCCGAGAAGTCCGAAAATCTCTCCTTCCTCCAGCTTAAAGGAGATGTCTTTAAGTATTTGTTTTCCGTCAATCGTTTTTGAAACAGATTTGAGCTCAATCATTCACTTCGCCTCCTCTCACTTCTTCGTCGATTTCCGCCATCCACTCCTGCAGCTTTTTGGTGTCGATCCCCGCGTAATGCGCATCGATGATCAGCTGCTTTAACTGCTCTTTAATCATCGCAATCTTCCCTTCATCAAGCGTAACTTTCGCGTTTTCTGAAATATACGTTCCTCTTCCCCTCAACGTTTCAATAATCCCTTCCCGTTCAAGTTCTTTATAGGCTTTGCTGACCGTATTCGGGTTTGCAATGATAATGGTTGCAAGCTCTCTGACAGAAGGAAGTTTATCTCCAGGCTTGATTATCCCTTTTAAGCACAGCTCTTTCATCTGCTGGATGATCTGCTCATAGATTGGGGTTGAGCTTCTCGGATCGATTTGAATCATCTATCTCCCTTCTTTCTCGTTCAATCTCAGCGTTATTCACTTTTAAAAAAACACATATCCCAAATTTTCTTGAATCATAAAGCCCAGCTTCGCAAGTACAAACAAGAACGAACAGGCAATGATAAACGCCACGACAACCATTGGCGTTACTTTTTTATGTTTATCACTCATGAGTATTGCTCCTTTACATGTGTGTGTTAACTGTATTACTCGATGTAGTACACTTAATACAATATAGAC
Coding sequences within it:
- a CDS encoding ABC transporter ATP-binding protein, producing MISVKHIHHSFKVGKKGRENEIKVLKDVSLTVEKGEIACIVGRSGSGKSTLLNLISGYIAPTKGKIMIDGTDVTKYSEKEWAAFRLEHFGFIFQSFQLIPSLTTFENIELPLTLKGVHPSERKQRVNEMFHRVGLENHAGHYPNELSGGQQQRVSIARALILNPSIILADEPTGSLDSETEQEILEFIRQLNRERGITFVIITHDDEVASIANTKFHLSDGVLEKGEETVEV
- a CDS encoding GntR family transcriptional regulator, giving the protein MIQIDPRSSTPIYEQIIQQMKELCLKGIIKPGDKLPSVRELATIIIANPNTVSKAYKELEREGIIETLRGRGTYISENAKVTLDEGKIAMIKEQLKQLIIDAHYAGIDTKKLQEWMAEIDEEVRGGEVND
- a CDS encoding permease — its product is MVDRGLLYKEWKQHFWIFLVVFAAVLLSEPLAILNDYFQYQGCLAEQKKFPDIECVLYKDYGVSGAMRMFWVGGVALAISQIGFERSRGTLDFTLGLPYKRGVIFNTKYFFGISILLTAQLLSYLLSYALIILYNVDVVFFHEYFIGAVIFCFMVYSLVMAAGAMTGNPLAQMIVAFSASILPYLLIGLPLANLRIILGFFGHDPAFFYGETELLDYITPIIYLNSFGIQDGSLAFTLIPLAMGILFYIIGYFCFIKQQLERNGHFFLWRKMDRPIQILVILFGIWGFGTAAASSLFSYIFGMLIGSAVGFLISYFLIFKKIKQL
- a CDS encoding ABC transporter permease translates to MKFKDQLKFIRRNMRKNRLRVFMTILATTVACAFLIVLASVGFGLQKSMTEQLMKEQIVTEINVVGKEGQSDQKVQKKDLKEFENRKDVSAIIERTNVFAPAEAKLGNRTNNQMSNITITDMAAEQKANIKLDRGRVAKTPNEIVVGYHFGKNLWTKKEAADYEKQMENNAEEAKEPKGYEEDILGKTIELKISKMDEKTGEEGEAKTYDLKVVGVTKKPSYEWASDSTVYVSNGMQKDITGFLKSEKDSGMIEKTLSVYADNFEHVGQLTTDLEDEGYYVDSITKKLDSINLFFMAFKIGLIFVGVIAVFISAIGIFNTMTMAVTERTQEIGIMKAIGASPNVIRKMFLLESAYIGILGSVLGIIISYGVSFLVNKIIPVILSSVSEGEASAAELSITFSHIPVSLVLIATLISAGVAILSGLNPAIKATRTNVLTALRREL
- a CDS encoding ATP-binding cassette domain-containing protein → MIELKSVSKTIDGKQILKDISFKLEEGEIFGLLGRNGSGKTTLLRLIQQILLPDEGDIFFGSVKVKDHPLVKRNIVYMPVQNTYFEKYNYKQLVNILRNIYPDFDVTYANELMNRYDIPETKKYRELSTGLKKQMSLILSFAIRPAVILLDEPTDGIDAVTRQDVLQLMVDEVAENNTTILITSHRLEDIERMCNRIGFLEDNTLSNIMDLDELKGDFIKIQMAFEEDVNLKIREREIPVLDHTGVFYTVLVPKEDNVSKQFLKSLSPKVWNELPVSLEEVFIAKYGGKRRW
- a CDS encoding MDR family MFS transporter produces the protein MPRTLWLLVIGMFINVTGASFLWPLNTIYIHQHLGKSLTAAGFVLMLNSGANVLGNLFGGYLFDKIGGFKTVVLGIVITFASLSGLVFFHDWFQYILFLTLAGFGSGIVFPACYAMAGSVWPEGGRKPFNSVYVAQNAGVAVGSALGGIVASFSFTYVFLANAMLYAVFFMIAFFGFKRIRSEKAMQSSVLDHADSVSGKSKFSALLVICTGYLLGWIAYSQWSSTIASHTQELGISLGQYSVLWTVNGALIVFGQPLIGFFVKRFAESLKNQIVIGFVIFMMAYGILFGAERFPAFLAAMVVLTIGEMLVWPAVPTIANRLAPRGKEGFYQGFVNSMATGGRMIGPLFGGMLVDYFSMQLLLAVLLALLLIAIGTAFLYNRKEKQLSAQSDA
- a CDS encoding MetQ/NlpA family ABC transporter substrate-binding protein; the encoded protein is MKKLLKWTSALGLALSLALLAACGNNAASDGKTIKIGATAGPYYDMVKKAIQPELEKKGYKVEVIEFTDYVQPNTALSEGELDANLFQHEVFMKSYNQENNKNLAALISVPTAPMGLYSAKYNDLNDVKSGAEVAVPNDPANAARAFLTLQDQGLIRLKSDVDTLKASVQDIAENPKKLTFKQLESANLPRAVDDLDIAAVPGNFALSANMKLQDALALENMPDRYRNQVVVDEKNKDKPFAKDLKEAVKSKAFEETIDREFAGFGKPKWMTQS
- a CDS encoding sunset domain-containing protein: MESIMLIGFLSFLFSICYLVFHLIRRIFSPGKRFSRKLFYPCFAGGLLLLIISAPYYDEETYAADEKKTENLTTELQELKTEHSALQKEQTALKQQVKQANKKLKAVKAENDTLKKENEKLTKEKDSLTKKTKSLTEKLAKAEEKSGSAETSVKEKSAAAQAEASHSTPAAKKSSAESKQECKIKGSVNHIYHTPGSTYYDRTKNVARWFCTEQEARDAGYRPPKR